The DNA window ATGCGTAACGGTCAGCACCCAGTGGCCAGCAAGTTCCAAAGCAGGTCCCTCGCTGCGCTCGGGATGACAATCTTACGGAAGTCCGGGCGAGGATGTTAGTACTCCTTGAGCTGTTGGCAATAGCCGAGGAAATTACGCAAGGTCTCGAGCATGGAGTCGCCGCCGAATTTCTCGAGCGCGCAGCGCGCCAGGGTGAGCGCCACCATGGCCTCGGCGGCGACGCCGGCGGCGGGCACCACGCAGACGTCTGAGCGCTCATAGCTGGCCGCAACTGGCTGACGCGTCCTGAAGTCCACGGAGGCGAGCGGCCGGCGCAGCGTGGAGATGGGTTTGAGATAGCCGCGCACCAGGATGTCCTCACCGTTCGAGACGCCGCCCTCCATGCCGCCGGCGCGGTTCGACTTGCGCGTGAAGCCGGTGAAGCGCGCGGCGGACTTGGCGGTGCGCGCGTAGCCGATTGGATCCTGCACGGCGGAGCCAGAAGCGGTGGCGTTCGCGATGCCACAGCCGATCTCCACCGCCTTCACCGCCGGCAGCGACATGACGGCGAAGGCGAGCAGGGAATCGAGGCGCTCGTCCCAGTTGGCGTAGGTGCCCAAGCCGGGCGGCACCTGGTGGGCCACCACCTCAAAGACGCCGCCCACGGAGTCGCCAGTGCGGAGCACGCGGTCCACTTCGGCCTTCATGCGCTTCTCAGCTTTGGAGTCGGCGCAGTTCAGCAGGATCTTTTTGCGAGCGGCGGTGGCGCGGATCTTTTTCCAGGGAATCTCCGGATCGGCGACTGCCGCAGCGCCGACGGCGAGGACGTGACTGGCGATCTCGATCCCGAACTGGCGCAAAAACAGTTTGGCGACCGCGCCCACGGCGACGCGCGCGGCGGACTCGCGCGCCGAGGCGCGCTCCAGCACGTAACGCGCTTCCGGGAAGTTGTACTTCAAAGCGCCGGCCAGATCGGCGTGACCGGGGCGGGGCGCGCTGAGCGCCCTATGCTTGGCCGGGTCGCCCTTCTCGATGGGAAGCGCCTCCTGCCAGTTCTGCCAGTCCTTGTTCTCGAGTCGGATGACGATGGGCGAGCCGATGGTCGAGCCCTGGCGCACGCCGGCGAGGAAGTGGGCGCGGTCGCGCTCGATGCGCATGCGCCCGCCGCGGCCGTAGCCCTGCTGGCGCCGCCATAGTTCGCGGTCCACGAAGGCGGAGTCGATCCTCAGGCCGGCGGGGATGCCCGAAAGCAGGGCAACCAGCGCTTCGCCGTGAGATTCACCGCCGGTAGAAAAACGCAGCATGGTTACTTGCTCTTTCCCGTAAGCGCGTCCTTGTACACCACGCCGCCCTTCATGACGAAGCCCACGTTCTCGAGGGCGCGGACGTCGGCGAGCGGGTCGGCGGCGACGGCGATCACGTCGGCGTACTTCCCGGGCGCGATGGAGCCGACGTCCTTCGCGCGGCCGAGCAGGTCGGCGGCGTCCGAGGTGGCGGCGCGGATAGCCTGCGCGGGCGTCATGCCGTACTTCACCATGTAGAAGAACTGCTTGGCGTTGTCGCCGTGGGGATAGACGCCGGCGTCGGTGCCGAA is part of the Terriglobales bacterium genome and encodes:
- the aroC gene encoding chorismate synthase, which produces MLRFSTGGESHGEALVALLSGIPAGLRIDSAFVDRELWRRQQGYGRGGRMRIERDRAHFLAGVRQGSTIGSPIVIRLENKDWQNWQEALPIEKGDPAKHRALSAPRPGHADLAGALKYNFPEARYVLERASARESAARVAVGAVAKLFLRQFGIEIASHVLAVGAAAVADPEIPWKKIRATAARKKILLNCADSKAEKRMKAEVDRVLRTGDSVGGVFEVVAHQVPPGLGTYANWDERLDSLLAFAVMSLPAVKAVEIGCGIANATASGSAVQDPIGYARTAKSAARFTGFTRKSNRAGGMEGGVSNGEDILVRGYLKPISTLRRPLASVDFRTRQPVAASYERSDVCVVPAAGVAAEAMVALTLARCALEKFGGDSMLETLRNFLGYCQQLKEY